GATGAACCTGCTGGCTACCGTCCTGGTCTTCGCTGTTGTCATATACTTCCAAGGTTTCCGCGTGGATCTACCCATCAAGAGCGCCCGTTACCGTGGCCAGTACAGCAGCTACCCCATCAAGCTATTCTACACCTCCAACattcccatcattctgcagTCTGCTCTCGTTTCCAACTTGTACGTCATCTCCCAGATGCTGGCCGTCAAATTCCAGGGCAACTTCTTCATCAACCTCCTCGGAGTGTGGGCCGATGTTGGCGGTGGCGGCCCTGCTCGCTCTTACCCCATCGGTGGTCTCTGCTACTACCTGTCGCCACCTGAGAGTGTTGGACACATTCTCACCGACCCCATCCATGCCCTGCTCTACATCGTCTTCATGTTGGGCTCCTGTGCTTTCTTCTCCAAGACCTGGATTGATGTGTCTGGCAGCTCAGCTAAGGATGTAAGTTTCAAGAGATATATATGAATCTTTTGAATAATAGGACTAATATGTAAACTTATTTTTCTGCAGGTTGCCAAGCAACTGAAGGAACAGCACATGGTGATGCGTGGCCACCGCGAAAACTCGATGATCCACGAGCTGAACCGCTACATCCCAACGGCGGCTGCCTTTGGCGGTCTCTGCATCGGCGCTCTGTCGGTGATGGCCGATTTCCTGGGAGCCATCGGTTCCGGCACAGGTATTCTGCTGGCGGTGACCATCATCTACCAGTACTTTGAGATTTTCGTCAAGGAGCAGTCCGAGATGGGTGGTATGGGCACGCTGCTGTTCTAAGCAGTAATGCAAGTCACCTGCGATGCAATcaacaataattaattaattcatCATTCTTCTCACATGCTCGCTcccattaaaacaaaaaaaaaacaaacaaaaaataattaaaattcgTGAACTGTTTTTATTTCCACGTCCTCTGTCCAAACACTACAAATACGCGCGTTTTGCGGCGTTTGGCTGCTAAACTTCATCccaaaatcaacaaacaaTGGGCACGAGAGACACTTTATTTTgaatagttttagttttattcaaAGTGTGAGACTACATTGCTTAAGTTCAATATTTCTTCGAATTCATTGAATTTCAATgcaattatttgttttatattaaatcaattgaattatattttaaagacaCCACGCGACACGGAGATACTTGAAATTGAAAGATGTACATCAAACATGCAGACAAATTGTCATAATAAAACGTAATTagataacttttttaaatgaatttatgatttttattttgggttgtTTGGGTTAATGGTTTGTTAGAGTCATAAAATTGTGTATTTTCGAAATAGAGATAAAGTTTACTCTTTGGCCAAACAACGATTTGAATTTGGCGCCTCTTGAAAATGAAATGACAGTTGCCACACTGCCACCCGGCTGTCACTTTTCTGTAAACAGTGGGACAAGCCTGTTAATTATTCAATACTTTTTTTAGCGAAGGGGAAAAAAATCATATAACTGAAGTAGCTTTAAGAAtatacttttgttttttataaaataataatttatacaaGAAATTATGGTTaatgtttattaatttgtaTACCCTTCAAGTTTATGTTTTACTGTAACCAGTGTTGCATAACGATTAAAAACACGTCGCATTTTTAACTTTTGCATACTTCATATAGTGAAAGCTGTCATATTCTTGATATTTTGTCAACAAGAGCAAGCTGCACAGTGTCAGCTACTAGGCATTAGTAGAGTTGTAAGTACCTTTACCTTATCAGCCTATACCAAGCCAAATTCGCCACTGGGGATTAACTTCTTCGGCATTACGTGTCCACCTACATCGGTGCTTTCAATTTCATTCGCAGGCAATCATCCAGCCAGTAATCACGGCAAGCGGCTTGATAACACCGGATACGGGCATAGCTAATATAGAGGGCACTTATTAATTAACTTCGACCTCTGTGATAAACTAGAAGCGCAAAATGACTGATATTATCAAGAAAGGAGCTCTGTTCCTCATGAGCGAGAAGTGCTATGATAACTATTTCCTTGAACACAACTTCCTGGACAGTGAGTGGTCGGTAATCCAGTTTTGGTAATTAATAACTCATTATTTTCATCCGTAGTTCCATGTTTCAAGGCTCTGCTGAGCAAGGGCCTTGGTCTGGCCATCATTGCCGGATCCGTGCTAGTGAAGGTGCCACAAGTGCTCAAGATTCTCAGCAGCAAGTCCGGCGAGGGCATTAATATAATGGGTGTGGTGCTGGATCTACTGGCGATCTCTTTCCACCTGTCGTACAACTTTATGCACGGCTACCCATTCAGTGCTTGGGGCGACAGCACCTTCCTGGCTATCCAAACTGTAGCTATTGCCGTTTTGGTAATTTTCTTCAATGGTCGGAAGATACAAGCCGGCGCGTTCCTAATTGGATATCTCCTGCTGATGTTCGTCCTTAACTCTGGGCTGACCTCTATGAAGGTCTTGTTCACCATTCAGAGCTGCAACATTCCCATTCTTTTGGTGGGAAAGCTGTCGCAGGCATACACGAACTATCAGGCTGGATCTACCGGACAGTTGTCCGCTGCCACTGTGATAATGATGTTCGCGGGGTCGGTGGCCCGCATCTTCACCTCAATTCAGGAGACCGGTGACACCATGATCATCGTCACCTTCATTGCCTCCACCTTCGCCAATGGAGTGATCCTGTCCCAGTTGATCTATTACTGGAACAAGCCAGCCGGCGTGGCAAAGGACGCTAAAGCCAAGAAACCCAAGAGCAAGAAGGATGATTAGAGATATGCAGCAGAAACAGGAGTGAGCTCGAAAAAAACTTAGATAGCAACTATTTCTCGACACTGTAGAACAAATgagcatctttaaataaacagTCTTAGATCATTAGTTTGCATAGTTGGCACTTTTATTTGTCCAGTTTTTCAAAGTGCTTCTGCAGTTGGGCGAGGGCCCGATAGCGGTGCGATATGGTGTTTTTCTCCTCTTTTGGCAGCTCGGCGTAGGTCTTATCATAGCCCTTGGGCTGGAACACGGGATCCCTGCAATTATCGCAATaaagttaattattattaaactaTAATCAGTTGGGTTATGCAATTGCCAGCGTGGGCAGTATCTCACCATCCAAAGGTCCTTGGTCCGCGGGGACTAACAATATCGCCATCGGTTATGCCCTTAAAGATAAGCGGTTCCGAATCCACATCCTCGCAATAGCCAAATGTACAAATAGCCTGGGCAGATTTGTCTTCCCATCCCTCCAGTAACCGGCACAAGCCCTCCGGTTTAAGTTTTTCCAAGAACCACTTGATATACGGACCCGGCAAGCCCTCGAGGGCATTGAAACACAAGCTGGTGTCCTCCACAAGAACAGGACCATTTACGTGGCGTGCCGCTTCCTTGCACTTCTTGATGGCAATCTCATCGATTTCCCctgtaatatatatttatttaatagtcTTTAGTTGATGTAATAGTGTAATTCATAGACTTTACCTTGCAACTCCGGCAGATCGATCTTTTTGGAGACGATAGTGCGTGGAAAAGTGGGACCCAAAATGGCAACTAGTTCCTCCAGCTTCTTGGCGTTGCCTGTCACAAAAGTAATTGGCTTCGACATGGCagattcttttttattttaattaatataaataattaaatgcagTCTATTTAAAGCGAGAGCCACTCTGAAACAAGCATGCGGCAGCAACAGCTGATTTCTGTTTAGCTTTTGACAGTCACGGGCAAAAAAATAGTAccatattttaagaaattaaattattttaaattttaaacattttatttttttaaaacctgGGTGGCGGTTTCATTCAGCTCTTCGTATGCCTCGAAATTggaattttaaatacatagAAACCTCTTAtaataattgttttaatttattttcttttgataGCTTGTGGAAATACAATTTTTCGGTAGGCTTTAGCATTTCTAAACTTTATTCAATACGCGTTCACTTAAATTTAAGACAGAGTTTTAATTAGTAGGGAGTTTCCTTTGCGGCGGCGACACTCCCACCATCAAGGCGACGGAGACGAAAGACAGActtgtaaataaatatgctcattcatatattttttttttttgacaacgAATTGAGACCAACGGGGGGTGTAGTGGGGGAACATGTGGTGTACTGGCTTAGTCGTCCAGCGTGAGATGCAGATTGGCCGAAGGATGCAGACCGAGCTCTTTCAGTGAGCTGTTGTTGTGCTCCGCCTCGAGCGTTTTCCGTGGAAAGGCGCAAATGAGTTTGTAGCCGTGTTGAGGGATGTGCTTGTGCGTTTGACGAATATAGAGGCGAAGAGTCTCCAGCTTAGTATCGGAAGGCCAGCGCAGCTGGACCATTTCGTCCGATCCGGCGGCGTTAAGCAGGCGTAGTTTAAGAGCAGTTAATTCATCCTTGGCTTCTCCCAATTGGTTCTCATACGAAGCGGCGGTTACACCCTTCAGCTCTTCATCATCAAACTCTTCTAGACTCTCGTTGTCGCTGGCTCCGTCGGCCTGGCTAGCTGGCTTAGAGCCTCCTCCGTTCTCGTTCATGGAATTCTTAATGGCCAGCtccagctgctcctcctccgTAAGTTCCATGAGCTTTGCTCTCTTTTTAGGAGTGCTGGCTGTCGAGGAGCATGATGCTTCTGTGTCCCCATCCTGCGAATCATCAATGTGAATGGCGCCCCGCTTAGAGGTGCTAGGTGCATCCTCCTCTATGAAATCGCGGTGCTCCTTTAAGAACTGTCGTAAATCAGGCAGAACATTGTCCTGCTTTGGTTCTGGACTGCGCCACACCTCCTCGCCAGTGCGGGGATCGATTACGCACAGATAGGGAAGCGTGGCACATCGATAGAAGGCAACAAAGCGCCGGCCCTCGGAAGTGTCGTTGTCCACTTGCCAGAACGTAAACTGGCGACGCACCAGCTTCTTCAGTTCTTTGTCGGACCACACATCTCGGTTCATGGTCTGAGATTGGAAATTGTCGCTTTGCACGTTGACCAGCAACCAGCGTTGCCGCTTGGTGGCAAACTCCCGGGCGGCAGTGAGTGTTCCGGAGTAAGTGATGTCTGTGGGCGGGCGGAACAGGTCTCCTAGACGAGCTGTGCTGGTAGCGCCGGCGGTGGAGCGATTGTTAAGGGCCATGGCCTGCCCAGCCACAACCATCTGTGCAGAGCGCTCTCGGCGCCGTCGATGGGCACTCGGATCCGAATAGACTCCGGTTGCCTGCAGTTGTTCCTCCATCAGGGCACCTTCACGGGCAAAGTCCCTCAGGGGGCACACCTTTACCCTCTGCGAAACGCGTGACAATCGGCTGCTACTGCCAGACGCGAAGAAGTTATCGTCCTCAGGCATGATCAGTTGCTCCCGCACCGGAGCAATGGGCGCCCTcacctcctcctcgtcgtcaAGCAAGGGAAGCGAAGGGGCAGCCGGTGCAGCGCCAGATGTGGATGCTGCCTGCTCGAAGAAAAGTGCAACGGCGGCGGACACATCGTTGGCGCAGGCACCCAGATAATGCTTGGCTTCGTCCGCCGAGCAAGCAGTCACCTCCACCACCTGCTCCACCAGCGCGTCGGGCGCCTCGCTGCTGGACATAGTTCGGCCTTCTAGTTGCGGTTAAAGatgttgaattattttttattagcaGGAACGGGAACGAGAGACAGAAACACAAAATGCACAACGAGCGATTTTCCAGGGACAGATAAATCGCACAGCTGTGGGAAAAACGATTTAGGTCCACTTTCCGTGTTTCTCAACACTGTTTGTCGTTTTTCGAACTTGCAGAGCACTTATTTTAGATATGCAAACAGATCGGTAAACGgaagattttgatttttttttttgaatttttatgtaAAGTATTTGAAATAATAACACCAGCTTATTTGATCAAAATTTCTCCATTACATTTCTGAATTCGAATGAAAACAATCTTCCCAATGTGACCCAACAATGGCTTTTCAAAAATGTCCCACTTTTGCCGGCAGCTCGGCGCAAGTCCGTTATTGGATGCAGCCACACTATCAGCAAATTCCAAACAATACCAACTGCGAAATCCTTGGATCTACTTCCGATTCAACTTCCACCGTTATCGCCGTTAAGAGTGTCCCCAAAACATGACTAATCCCAGAGCAGACTGATTGCCAGACCCTCCCGTGTGTGAGCGTGGATATGTGATCGCTGTACAGCCCGCCAGTCGTCTCGCGAGTGATTGCATTCTAATCGGATTCGATCCGAGTGCCAGTTGCACCACCGAAAATTCCAATACATCAgggtggaaaaaaaattacagaGCGTATTGCCAGCCGTATAGGCTCGAAGATCCCAAATCAAGTGCCTCCAAGTAATATCCAGGGATGCGACTCGGATTAAGTTGAACAGAGCTCCGCGGACCAgttgcttatttgtttgttttatccCCGAAAGCTGCTGACGTCACAAGATGGTCTCGCTGATAAAAAATCAACTGCTCAAGCATTTGTCAATGTAAGCGATAAGTGTTAATCTATAGTTGGATGCTAAACTAAATTATGCAGCGAGTCGAAACTCAATTAACTGCTCTCGGGTCGTGCCAGATTGCAGGCTGTAGCGCTTGGAGACTGAATTGATTTTTCCCAGCTTTTTCCCTCTATCTGCCTGGctgtatatatgtgtgtgtgtgtatttttcACAGCTTCCCTCCCATCAACTCCCCCTCCGCTTTTCCACCCAGCTCCACCAGTCACCTGTCCCGGCCCGCTTTTATGCCGCTTTTATGCCGCCTTTATCGTTTTTCGtttggctgctgctgcccctTGCTAATTTGTTTCCCATCTCGCTGCCCCACTGGAGGTGCCCTGTTGGATCTGCCCCCCTTTAGCAGTAACAAGTGGATTGCCAATTTCCTCCCACGCACTTTAAGCCTCTCTCCCCTGGTCGTTGTCTgtaaaagtttattattttttactgGCGCCGtcttgaaattgaaaatgtttcCCTTTCCATCGCCTCAGGCATTTGCATgtgaaatacaattttttcccCTCAATATGGTTTTTATGATGGTTAACCGATAACCTTGAAGTGGGAggctttaaaatttatgtagGCATGGGAGCACAAACAACTTATGtcttttaacttttaattataaacaatatcCTCATTATTTGTGAGAAACAATGACTCTGAAACCTTCTAAATACTCCTAAACTATCCATATTTTTGTACTTAAAAATCCTACTACCTTTGCTCTTATCTATAAAGTTTATGAATTACCATAAAACAGAAAACTAAAACTCACgcctatttttaaaaaaataacatgaCTCAATTATgctataatttcttaaaataaaaaccttaaTCAATAATTAGTAAATAGTTAATATTCTTAAACCACAATCCCTGTTAATTAGGCTTCAGCTCCCCTTGGAATAATTTCCCCAAGCTCATTTTGGAACCTCGATTTCTGGCATCTATTTTTACATAACACTCCCCTCCCCCCCAACCCATTCATGAACTTCAATATACCGCGTCCTGCCATTTGGTTAAACAATGGATATATTTACCCGCCTACATATTGACATTGTCTTGGCCCCTTTGTGGGCTACCTTTTGTGGCGACACTTGCCAACGATGATTCCCCATTACTGGCATCCCTCCAGGCCTCTTCATCACCTCGCTGGGAGCATCTCTTCCAAGCAATTACGCTGCAAACAAGCCAAGTTTGAGGCACAACAGGTCTGAGGTCTTAATGCAAACCAAACTTGTTGctggaagtttttttttgaggaaaaGTTAAAGAAAAGCTCCCCCTCCTGAGACAGTTGttaaccattttttttggctgaAAGTTTCGGCAACTTACCTGGTCTGCATTTATTATTGGCAAGGGTATTGGAGATTGGGATTTAAGTAATTCCTCAGTAAAAGTTCTTAAGTAATAAGTTAAGGAACAAGTCCCATTCCCTCGAAACGTTTCACGGTTCTAACTCAATCAGTGTCTATAGTTGGAGTTCAATTATGCTCAGCCATTAGCAAGAAATGGGTCAATTGATGGCAGCCATCCATTCCATCTGGCGCCGACAGTTGACCTCCCTACCTCTctagtttctttattttatacaCAGAGAAATTAAGAATATAAttgttatttaatataaagGGTATTAGTCATCAAGGTAATCATATCTTGCTTTAGTCTGCTATcatttttccttaaaaaaaaacccactaGCCTCAaagaatagtttttttttcataaagaATAAGTTCTTTTACATACTTTCTCTATATTTATGGAACAAGTTGGTCTTAAAGCCCTGGTCTTAAGTTAGTTTGTGCTTCTCCTCTTACCACCCCACCCTGCAAACCCAATCTGACATGTGCATCGAGGCTGAAATAATTGGCGAGACAAGCAGACGACTCACATATGGTTCCCTCTTATCTTCTAttccacacacactcatataTAGCTACACGAAGAACCTCTCCTCGGACAAAATAAACTTGAGCACTTTCCGGGGCGAGGGTGAACTCTCCAACCTGGAACTGGATGAGCGTGTGCTCACCGAGCTGTTGGAGCTGCCCAGCTGGCTGCGGCTTACCTCCGCCTGGTGCAACCATGTCTCCTTTAGGATTAGCTGGACCAAGCTCAAGAGCGTGCCCATCACTTTGGTGAGtaatcttgggaattaaaaaccATAAAGTGGATACAGCAAGGTCTCGCAATCCATTAAAGTTGATTGCATCGGCAGCTGGTATCCTTCCAACTTCAATGGTTTCTTGAAGAAATGTTTTCATGATTTTCCACTCTTCCCCTCAGACCCTCGATGAAGTACGCATCACAATAGAGACCTGCAATCCCACGGCTCGGGATGCGGGCGGAGGAGGATCTGGACCCGGAGGAGCAGGATCTCCTACAGCCGCCGCAGCTGCTCTGCCACAAGTGCCTCAGGGTAAATACAGCTTCATCCACAAGGTGGTCGATGGCATCACCATTGTGGTCAACACAGTCAACGTGAACTTCGTAAGCGCCGCCTTCACCGCTTCGGTTCAGATGTCTCGTATCCGCGTGGAATCCAAGACACCGAAATGGGCAAACGCTGATCTCCGTCTGACACGACTCAAGGACGCCCAGAAGGGCATTATTCTGATTTTTAAGGAGCTCTCTTGGCAGACGGTGCGCATCGAAGCCAGTTCCACTCAGGACAAGTCGCTGACGCCGCTCCGACTACTCACCAATCACGCCCGGTGCCGGATCACGATTCGCAAACGCCTCTCGGACTGTTCTCTGCTCGCTTCCCGCTTGGTCCTAATCCTGGACGATCTGCTGTGGGTGCTCACAGACTCGCAGCTAAAGGCAGCTCTGCATTTTGTGGACTCTCTGTCCGGATTGATTAAGGCGGCCACCCATGCCACGCAGAAGTCCAAAGCTGCTCGCAAAATGCAGGTAATTTAGGGGAAGTTCCAGTAGAGAGGAATATGTGGCTTTAGGAGGCCACATCATGCACCCGATTCTTGAGGGGATTGCCTTAGCTtctctggagggtccccttcaaaaatatggaaaatgcatggaggtgAAAATGTGACCACcgggaaggccatatctttggcaatattcgtccgattcttggggggaataccttaaatgacttgtggatcgattctccacaaatctgcatcaaaatctaggaacataatatttttgagattatttctcaaattttctggagggtccccttcaaaaatgtggaaaatgcatggaagtgAAAATGTGACCACCGGGAAGACCATATCTTTGTTAGTATTGGTCCGATTCTTgtggggaataccttaaatgatttgtggatcgattctccacaaatctgcatcaaaatctaggaacaacaattttttgggattttttctcaaattttctggagggtccctttcaaaaatatggaaaatgcatggaggtgAAAATGTAACCACcgggatggccatatctttggcaatattggTCCGATTCTTGTGGGGAATAcattaaatgatttgtggatcgattctccacaaatctgcatcaaaatctgggaacataatttttttgagattttttctcaaattttctggagggtccccttccgggacccccttcaaaaatgtggaaaatgcatggaggtgAAAATGTGACCACcgggaaggccatatctttgtcaatattgGTCCGATTCATgtggggaataccttaaatgatttgtggatcgattttctacaaatctgcatcaaaatctgggaacattatatttttgagattttttgtcaaattttctggagggtccccttcaaaaatgtggaaaatgcatggaggtgAAAATGTGACCACcgggaaggccatatctttgtcaatattgGTCCGATTCCtgcggggaataccttaaaagatttgtggatcgattctccacaaatctgcatcaaaatctaggaacaacaattttttgggattttttctcaaattttctggagggtccctttcaaaaatatggaaaatgcatggaggtgAAAATGTAACCACcgggatggccatatctttggcaatattggTCCGATTCTTGTGGGGAATAcattaaatgatttgtggatcgattctccacaaatctgcatcaaaatctgggaacataatttttttgagattttttctcaaattttctggagggtccccttccgggacccccttcaaaaatgtggaaaatgcatggaggtgAAAATGTGACCACcgggaaggccatatctttgtcaatattgGTCCGATTCATgtggggaataccttaaatgatttgtggatcgattttctacaaatctgcatcaaaatctgggaacattatatttttgagattttttgtcaaattttctggagggtccccttcaaaaatgtggaaaatgcatggaagtgAAAATGTGACCACcgggatggccatatctttggcaatatcgGTCCGATTCCTGtcgggaataccttaaatgatttgtggattgattctccacaaatcagcatcaaaatctgggaacataatttttttgagatttttttcaaatttaaaaaaaaatgcatggtAATTAGCACTATTTTCTAAGTGTGTAGGATTTGCATGGGAGGGTGAATAGCACCAGTGAGGCCTCTATTATTGCTAATATTGTATTGAATTTCCCCTTATAAGCTCTTCCTAAGTACCTGCTAATTTCTACTTTTTTCCAGACTCTGCCCGAGTACAAGGCCCAAgtggagcagcagcagaaccGTCTCTCCGAATCGGCACACACCACGAACGCTCAGCGCATGTTCAATGCCTTTGATGTACGGGAGACTTCGTACCACTTCTTTAGCCAGCGCATCGACCTGCATTTGTGCGACGACGAGGGCGATGGACGCTCCAGTTATCCCGAGCTGGACAAGGGCGGAGCTCTGCAGGTATCAGTGACAGCCTTCCAGGTGGACTACTATCCCTACCATCTGGCCAAATCGGATCGCTCACACTGGGCCAAGTACAAGGAGGCATCCGTGGCGCCGGCCCTGTGGCTGAAGGAGTCGCTCAATGCCTTCCGCGAAGCTGTGCTCAACCTGAGCCAACCCAATCGGCCAGCTACGCATGCGCCCCTGGAGAGGAGTGCCCCGGCTTCACCCATAATGCTGAATGCCAGCATGTTGGGGTCCCAACATGGAGCGGGAAACTTTTCGAATGGCAGCAGCACACCCACAGCAGTTGGCGGAGCAGGAGGCTCGGGTGTTGGGTCTTTTGGCTCGGGAACCGCCTCAGCTAACAGTCAGCTATCCCAGGCAGCTCAGCAGAGGAGCACGCTCGAAAACCTGGCCAAGCTCATGAGTTCTTGTGTGATTCTGCGGATAGAGGACTTCACCCTGTACAGAGTGACGACGTCCGGCAAGAAGGCCATGCCCAAGGAATTTGTTTCGGGTATGAATGACCTTAAAACAGGAGAAACCACATCACCACTAACATGACACGCTCACATTACATTTTCCAATGAAACACAAGCTAAAGATCTACTTCTGAAGACTGATCTCCAATAACAAAGATCAGACGAAGagcttttgcattttttactaatcttaaaaataaaccatatattttttgtctcgTTGCTTTTGTCTACTAATTCATTCCATCCATGATATCATGTAAACTGCTTTTGTTGTCGTATATTGTCATTGCTAATTGTAGCACAACATAAACGGAAAAGTAAATCCTCAGGTGAATATCTCATAAGAATCTAACCTCGCTGAATGCATTCTATGCTAACTTTCCATTAGAACTTGttctattatttaaattatatgatTTTCTATGCGATTTGCAGGCGACAAGGATCGATATTCGTTTCCAGCCGAGATGCCCATCATTCATGCCGAGTATACTTATTTCTACTACCCAGGAGACTTTGTCTTTCCACGTAAGTATCAGAATCTAAGAACTACGAGTATCTaataataatatctcataCTTTCAGTGCCGCCATCGAAGATCTTTGTGCATGTCAACCCCATTCAGGTGCACTTCGATCTCAGCTCCATACTTTGGCTCAACTCTTTCGGCCTCAATCTTCACGAGAGCCTGCTGCGCACGAGCGTGGGATCTGGCGCTCAGCAGCCACAGATGCAGCATCCTTTGCAACAGAGTGCGCGCGGCTCGATTGCCTCCAATGGCTCCAATGGCACACAGATGGCAGGCGTCAATGTCGAACAGGAGCCCAATCTGATGTACATGGACGTCAAGGTGGAGGCGATTATGCCGCGCGTCGTCATGGAGGCAGCGGTGGATGCGCCGAGCCAAAAGGACAGACCCAAGACCATGCAGATCCAGGTGTCTAGATTTGCACTGACCAACATTCGGGAAATGGGCAGCTCCAGAGCGGATCTGGCGCAGGCACTGCACTCCCTGCAAGAGGGATCGCTGGTATTTGGCTCTGGTTTTCCGTCCGTGGAGGGCGATATGTGCATCGTTACGGATCGAATTCTCTCCCATGTGGCAGCTTCAGATGTGAGCATGATGTCACCGGCATCCCCATCGGGAGGTCAGCAACTGCCGCGCTCCGCCTCCACGCAGTACCTGTCCCGCTATGTCATGTGGCTGGAGCCGCGCGATGTGTGGTGCATCAAGCTGGACCCAGTGTGGGTGGATTTTCTGGGAGCCCGATCGCTGGGCCCCAACAAATCCATTCCGTTTGTGGACGCG
This region of Drosophila bipectinata strain 14024-0381.07 chromosome 2L, DbipHiC1v2, whole genome shotgun sequence genomic DNA includes:
- the LOC108124486 gene encoding bridge-like lipid transfer protein family member 3B isoform X3 → MVSLIKNQLLKHLSIYTKNLSSDKINLSTFRGEGELSNLELDERVLTELLELPSWLRLTSAWCNHVSFRISWTKLKSVPITLTLDEVRITIETCNPTARDAGGGGSGPGGAGSPTAAAAALPQVPQGKYSFIHKVVDGITIVVNTVNVNFVSAAFTASVQMSRIRVESKTPKWANADLRLTRLKDAQKGIILIFKELSWQTVRIEASSTQDKSLTPLRLLTNHARCRITIRKRLSDCSLLASRLVLILDDLLWVLTDSQLKAALHFVDSLSGLIKAATHATQKSKAARKMQTLPEYKAQVEQQQNRLSESAHTTNAQRMFNAFDVRETSYHFFSQRIDLHLCDDEGDGRSSYPELDKGGALQVSVTAFQVDYYPYHLAKSDRSHWAKYKEASVAPALWLKESLNAFREAVLNLSQPNRPATHAPLERSAPASPIMLNASMLGSQHGAGNFSNGSSTPTAVGGAGGSGVGSFGSGTASANSQLSQAAQQRSTLENLAKLMSSCVILRIEDFTLYRVTTSGKKAMPKEFVSGDKDRYSFPAEMPIIHAEYTYFYYPGDFVFPLPPSKIFVHVNPIQVHFDLSSILWLNSFGLNLHESLLRTSVGSGAQQPQMQHPLQQSARGSIASNGSNGTQMAGVNVEQEPNLMYMDVKVEAIMPRVVMEAAVDAPSQKDRPKTMQIQVSRFALTNIREMGSSRADLAQALHSLQEGSLVFGSGFPSVEGDMCIVTDRILSHVAASDVSMMSPASPSGGQQLPRSASTQYLSRYVMWLEPRDVWCIKLDPVWVDFLGARSLGPNKSIPFVDAVPITLWLHSGSAQAQLDVGKSQATASMESVGLAPLPTLPPLQPCNPFLSDEDVRLAGDLGASPPAPAPDRTADVHAIAHISNLVSLQIDHYQLLFLLRLAEELNEMTTFLNLDAERILQKQNEQKSIIFGCVVPQIEVTLVMPSPTPGKESSGGDAESVVPDSASLGDDLHMNSGNITWPTPPPLDQLKSNTFGSVETPSPVTNEPPFDSGIHISNPNTHGYNVQIQSTPTLASSTPSQGSRPDTGISSQSQSQTQSQRSGKSGGSRSGGGGGDTVPSLTKEINSGLLSMKKGFSSFMTSIDSAIKSGTPNDDASDTFSIQSDISSDSENFAIVMGDDKTMDCMDVMFRLNPFTNDNNMKASPVEVASEVYEEQPSSYKANASSPSEPSEGSTWRRRDLVSMATFRLTTVELIRQQEGPKSSVRLQVAAVSCDECGAIPWDELQIAHQANKTKFGARCKAWNLAPYNPEAPPCIRLRLEETIDMPKDIEGIIDRKRIQSWITHHAEIRVKDINMDLSMSTVIGLGDLAEDEVISPPMPVTVNVENVRINLLEDRPPVNITSPGPVPINLCIGRMRLERDKSGVLNIQPIDTNMSAAQHQALGSALFGAPRERDRELLSMQLVMQQMKLDNDQLRRQLVDSKVNTDNYRQKTKQETDVLRSYLKAAQDDISILLEEKKALLDTIRSLQVQLTSSNMNRKSDGNR